ATGACTATTGCATCAACCTTGGCGGTATTGCCAATATCAGCATGGAATTTGATCAAAAAAGGATAGCCTTCGATATTTGCCCCTTTAACCTATTGCTCAATCATTTTGCTGAAACCTGCGGCAAAAGCTATGATAAAGATGGAAAGCTTGCCAAGAAAGGAAAACTGCTAAATAAGGTTTTGAAACAACTTGATAAACTGCCTTTCTACCAAATTAAGGGCGCTAAATCCCTTGGAAGAGAGGATTTGAAAGACTACCTGAAAATTCTGGAGGGAAACGGAGATCATAAGGCTGAGAACATTCTGCACACCTTAGTGGTACATTATGTGCAACAAATCAACATGACGCTTACACCAATTCCAGGGAAAAAGCCTTCAATTTTGATTACCGGTGGAGGAACCTACAATACTTTTTTTATGGAAAAGCTTCACGAAGCATTGTCTGAAAATTTTGAAATCATTTCTGCAGGAGAAACACTTATCAATTTTAAAGAAGCTCTCATCTTTGCTTTTTTGGGGGTTTTGAGATTAAGAGGTGAAAACAATTGCCTTTCTTCAGTAACAGGCGCTTCAATTGACAATTGCGGGGGCAACATTTTTGGATTAAATAGCAGAGTACTTTAAAAGTCGGGATTATTTCTATTTTTGCCTTCAGATAAACCCAAATATTCGATATGAAAGAATTACTCAAAAAATTTGAGAATCAACAACCCGAGATTGTTTTTGAATGGAGCGACAACGAGTCTGAAGCAGAAGGCTGGGTAGTCATCAATTCTCTCAGGGGAGGTGCTGCAGGTGGTGGAACAAGAATGCGCAAAGGCCTGGACAAAAGGGAGGTGGAATCCCTTGCAAAAACCATGGAGGTAAAATTCACGGTTTCAGGACCAGCCATCGGTGGAGCAAAGTCAGGAATTAATTTTGATCCCAATGACCCAAGAAAAGATGAAGTATTAAAGCGATGGTACCGGGCGGTAATGCCGTTATTGAAAAGCTACTACGGAACAGGCGGGGATCTTAACATAGATGAAATTCACGAGGTAATTCCCATTACGGAATCCTTCGGACTTTGGCACCCACAGGAAGGTATTGTCAACGGTCACTTTCACGCAACCGAGCCCGATAAAATCAGAAAGATAGGCCAGCTTCGGCAAGGTGTTTCCAAAGTTTTGGAAGATCCTTTATACACACCGAATGGTCCAAAAAAATATAAAGTAGCGGACATGATTACAGGTTTTGGCGTAGCTGAAGCTGTAAGACATTATTATAAAATCTGGGGAGGTGAAATAAAAGGCAAAAGGGCTATTATCCAAGGTTGGGGTAATGTTGGAGCAGCAGCAGCATGCTTTCTAGCCGTAGAAGGTGTCAAAATAGTAGGAATCATCGACAGAGTAGGGGGATTGATAAATGAAGATGGATTTTCATTGGATGAAGTAAGGGATTTGTTTGTAAAAAGAGATGGCAACAAGCTAGTTGCTGATGAACTGATACCTTTTGATGAAATCAATGAAAAAATCTGGGATTTAGAAAGTGAGATTTTTATACCGGCAGCTTCCTCAAGACTAATTACCAAAAATCAGGTTGAAAGAATGGTAAATGCAGGTTTGGAAGTAATCAGCTGTGGTGCCAATGTACCCTTTGCAGACTCAGAGATATTTTTT
This window of the Aquiflexum balticum DSM 16537 genome carries:
- a CDS encoding anhydro-N-acetylmuramic acid kinase — encoded protein: MNGHSSYKIIGLMSGTSGDGLDIAYCEFEKHENWKYSIVESETVPFPKKLAKKLVKAHTVNGLKLTLLDVEFGNWMGEQVKHFVTKHSLSVQAVASHGHTVFHQPKKRLSLQIGNGWAIHEACGIPVINDFRMLDVQLGGQGAPLVPIGDRYLFWKYDYCINLGGIANISMEFDQKRIAFDICPFNLLLNHFAETCGKSYDKDGKLAKKGKLLNKVLKQLDKLPFYQIKGAKSLGREDLKDYLKILEGNGDHKAENILHTLVVHYVQQINMTLTPIPGKKPSILITGGGTYNTFFMEKLHEALSENFEIISAGETLINFKEALIFAFLGVLRLRGENNCLSSVTGASIDNCGGNIFGLNSRVL
- a CDS encoding Glu/Leu/Phe/Val dehydrogenase dimerization domain-containing protein, producing the protein MKELLKKFENQQPEIVFEWSDNESEAEGWVVINSLRGGAAGGGTRMRKGLDKREVESLAKTMEVKFTVSGPAIGGAKSGINFDPNDPRKDEVLKRWYRAVMPLLKSYYGTGGDLNIDEIHEVIPITESFGLWHPQEGIVNGHFHATEPDKIRKIGQLRQGVSKVLEDPLYTPNGPKKYKVADMITGFGVAEAVRHYYKIWGGEIKGKRAIIQGWGNVGAAAACFLAVEGVKIVGIIDRVGGLINEDGFSLDEVRDLFVKRDGNKLVADELIPFDEINEKIWDLESEIFIPAASSRLITKNQVERMVNAGLEVISCGANVPFADSEIFFGPIGMWTDEKISLLPDFIANCGMARVFAHLMSDQVILTDDAIFKDVSNTISKALRKTFESNPTKTGLAQSSLEIALKQLV